Proteins encoded by one window of Ovis canadensis isolate MfBH-ARS-UI-01 breed Bighorn chromosome 14, ARS-UI_OviCan_v2, whole genome shotgun sequence:
- the RRAS gene encoding ras-related protein R-Ras: MSSGAASGTGRGRPRGGVPGPGGPPPSETHKLVVVGGGGVGKSALTIQFIQSYFVSDYDPTIEDSYTKICTVDGVPARLDILDTAGQEEFGAMREQYMRAGHGFLLVFAINDRQSFNEVGKLFTQILRVKDRDDFPIVLVGNKADLETQRQVPRSEASTFSASHHVAYFEASAKLRLNVDEAFEQLVRAVRKYQEQELPPSPPSAPRKKARGCPCVLL; this comes from the exons ATGAGCAGCGGGGCGGCGTCCGGGACAGGGCGGGGGCGGCCCCGGGGCGGGGTGCCGGGACCCGGGGGCCCCCCACCCAGCGAGACACACAAGCTGGTGGTCGTGGGCGGCGGCGGCGTGGGCAAGAGCGCGCTGACCATCCAGTTCATCCAG TCCTACTTTGTGTCTGACTACGACCCCACTATTGAAGACTCCTACACGAAGATCTGCACTGTGGATGGCGTCCCAGCCCGGCTAGACA TCCTGGACACCGCCGGCCAGGAGGAGTTTGGTGCCATGCGGGAACAGTACATGCGTGCGGGCCACGGCTTCCTGCTGGTGTTTGCCATTAATGACAGGCAGAG TTTCAACGAAGTGGGCAAGCTCTTCACGCAGATCCTTCGAGTCAAGGACCGAGACGACTTCCCCATCGTGTTGGTTGGCAACAAGGCGGATCTGGAAACACAGCGCCAG GTCCCCCGATCTGAAGCCTCCACCTTCAGTGCCTCCCACCACGTGGCCTACTTTGAAGCTTCTGCCAAACTGCGCCTCAACGTGGATGAGGCCTTCGAGCAGCTGGTGCGGGCCGTCCG AAAGTACCAGGAACAAGAGCTCCCGCCCTCCCCGCCCAGCGCCCCCAGGAAGAAGGCCAGAGGCTGCCCCTGTGTCCTTCTGTAG